In Gemmatimonadota bacterium, the DNA window GTGCAATGACATCTTCGCCCCAAAGCGCGTCCATTTCCTGACCGTTGTCTTTCTGCATGGTTGTTTTCCTGTCCTGGTTTCTAAAGATTGTCTCATAAAATAGGACGGCCAAACTTTTCGAGATAATCCTCGTGTACCATCTGTTCGTAGGAGGTCACGCCCTCGAGGGGCAACTTAACCGGAGTCATGCCATTGAGCGCCGATTCGTAAATCGCCATGGCCATTTCAACATCCTTGCGACCGCCGAGACCGTATTCGGGAGGCTCGTCGTAGAGCGCTGCATTCGCGAGACTCATGATCTCAGAGGCGTGACCCACACACCAATCGTCGATGGCATAGTCCCGAAACGGATTCTCGTAGACGACTTCGGGATTCGTATGCACGACGATCCGCTGCAGCACATCCACGCCGTCAATTTTGCGACGTACTGTCTCGACAGGAATGTCCTGCATCTCCTCGCCGATGCGCAAACGCAGGGGGATCTCCGGGCCAAAATAGTCGGTATCGAGAATACCGCCAAGAGTACCGATAATCTGGCAGTATTTCTGTGCCTCACCCAGCCGCGACGTCTCATAAATACCCACTGCACCGCTTTCAAAATCGATCATAGCATGCGCCCAGTCTTCATGGATACTCATGGGATCTGACCGATATTTCCTCACCGTCGCGGTAATCTGTTGAGGCTCACTTTGCGCGTACAACCGCAACTGTGACAACCGATGTGCCCCCATATCCATGCACATGCCAGAAGTGCGCCCAAAGCCAGAGATAGGTCGGCCTAAACCGCTGTGCGTAACGGTCGGCTCAAATGGATCCTGCCGCTTTGGCTCGACGAAATACACGCGAACGATATCGCCCAGAATCCCCTCTGCAATGAGCTTGATGATCATCCGCTGCTTCGGCATGCGAAAATAATTTTCTGCCACCTCAAAATGCACGCCATTACGGCGGCAGGCATCGATGATAATGTCGCAACAGGGCAAGGTCAGCGCCATCGGCTTTTCCACCATGACGTGTTTGCCATGCTCTGCGATCAGCCTGGCAAGTACATGGTGTGTTGGGTCGCCAGCGATGACATCTACGGCCATGATGTCCGGGTGTTTTTCCAGCATCTCCGCGACACTGGTGTACCACGGAACACCGTAAGATTCTCCGGTCTGTTTCGCTAACGACTTATCCATATCGCAGAGCGCGACAAAATCGAGTTCGCCGTGTTTGGCGAGCGTATGCATTGTCGGCAGGTGCCATTTTTGCGACGCCCTTCCACAACCCAGAATGGCAACTTTAGCTTTCATACTCGTCAATCCCCCCTTACTGGTGTGCTGCAGCGTGACGCCGGAGCATCGCAACACTGGCATCCACCTGATCTTCGGAAAGGCCGTGCAGAATGACCGACACGTCAAAGGGAAGTGCACAGAGTAACGATACATAATGGGCGTAATCGAGCTTGCCGGTACCAGCGGCGAGATGGCCTGCATCGCCACCGCGATCCAGATCTTTGCCATGGGCCATGGCAATGTGGTCGCCCAAAAGATCGAAAGCCTCGTCTAATACCTCCCTCATGCGAGGCAAGTCATCTTTGCCAAAAATATTGGCGGCATCCATCACGACTTTCAGGTTGGGTGAACCCATTTCATCAATCAGTTGCCGACTCTTATGCACTGTGCTGGCAACGTTATTTATCTCTGGTTCAAACGCAAGGGTCACACCAGCCGCTTCCGCAACCGGCAGCACCTGTTCCAGGGTATTGCGTAGCACCCGCCAGGCTTCTTCTGTATCGTTATCCGGGTGCCAGTGCCACATGCTCTCCGAATCGCGCGATCCGGTACAGGTGGCAATCACCGAGGTCCCCATCGGGGCACACGCCGGAATGAGCAATTTGAGATGCTCGATAGCTTCCTGGCGTTTTTCTTCATTGGGATGAACCATATTGACCGTGCCAGCCAGGGCAGCGATGACCATGCCGCGCTTTTCGATCTCCGCCCGAACCACAGGTGCCTTTGCGAGTTTATCAGATAGCGAACCCTCCACATTCAGAGATCCCAAATTGAATTGAAGATGCCTGATGTCGTGCCCGAGTATGGCGTCGAGCGTTTCCTCCAGGGTCGGCCGAGCAATTTGACCTGACATAATTCCCACTTGCATAATGTGTCCTCAGGTTACGAGCCAGCGATTGCTGGCTGATTGGTTAAAAGGTCTGTTATTTCCCGCTGTTCTCGGGCATTCAGTTCGTTCCATGAATATCATATCTCGACACAAAATTCCAGATTAAACGACTGGTATTAGAGCCATCGTAGCCAATATCAAACCAGACATGCCCTCCGTCAATAACCTTGTAATGCTCTACAGAAGTATTGTTGTCGCCATCTGTATAAGAATAATGCTCTATTGTTACGCCACGATCATTCATGCGATTTACGATCGGAGTAGTACTGGCGTTATTAAACCCTATCCAATAAGCAAGCACCTCATCAATTGACAATAACCCTGCACTTCCCCCACCATAAGGGACAACATAATCTGATGTACCGTGAATATTGATCATAGCCGTAGGGTGTGAGGGCCTACAATTGTTATATGTTTCCTCCATCATTGTTCCAGCAACAGAACCTATGGCCGCTATTTTGTCACTGTGATAGCAAGCAAGTGCATAAGAAAAAAAAGCACCATTTGAGTAACCACAGGCATATACTCTCGCCGAATCAATATTATACCTGGAACAAATTTCATCAATCAACGCTTCCACAAAGCCAAAGTCATCCGCATCACTTTTATTAGCATCTGATTTTAAACCAGCATTCCAGTGCGGGTCTCCACCCAGCAAGGTACCCTGAGGATAAACCAGAATAAAATTTTCTATATCTGCCAGAGGCCGCATATCTGCATATTTTAAGTACTGGTTTGCAAACCCACCATATCCGTGAAAATTAAGCATCAGTGGAACTCTTGAAGTTCCATCATAAGCCTCAGGCACATATATAATATATTCTCTTGTTACACCACCATGGAAAAGTGTTTGTGTAAATAAACCCGTTGTATTTGTATCACCACGACCACCACCGCACTCTGTACCAAAGACCTCTACAAAAGCCAGAAAATCAGTTATATCAACGCTCCCACTACTGTCCAAATCCATCTGCGCATTGTAATTCGCATCCGCAGAACTGGTGCCAAAGACCTCTACAAAGACCAGAAAATCGGCTATATTAACGCGCCTATTGCCGTCAAAATCTCCAGGACACGCCGCAGCAGTTAAAGGCACAGTCCTACCTGTGATGAACAATAGGACCAACGTCAGCGCAATGGCGATGATAGCAAAAGTCGTAATGCGTTGATACATAG includes these proteins:
- a CDS encoding Gfo/Idh/MocA family oxidoreductase, giving the protein MKAKVAILGCGRASQKWHLPTMHTLAKHGELDFVALCDMDKSLAKQTGESYGVPWYTSVAEMLEKHPDIMAVDVIAGDPTHHVLARLIAEHGKHVMVEKPMALTLPCCDIIIDACRRNGVHFEVAENYFRMPKQRMIIKLIAEGILGDIVRVYFVEPKRQDPFEPTVTHSGLGRPISGFGRTSGMCMDMGAHRLSQLRLYAQSEPQQITATVRKYRSDPMSIHEDWAHAMIDFESGAVGIYETSRLGEAQKYCQIIGTLGGILDTDYFGPEIPLRLRIGEEMQDIPVETVRRKIDGVDVLQRIVVHTNPEVVYENPFRDYAIDDWCVGHASEIMSLANAALYDEPPEYGLGGRKDVEMAMAIYESALNGMTPVKLPLEGVTSYEQMVHEDYLEKFGRPIL
- a CDS encoding sugar phosphate isomerase/epimerase encodes the protein MSGQIARPTLEETLDAILGHDIRHLQFNLGSLNVEGSLSDKLAKAPVVRAEIEKRGMVIAALAGTVNMVHPNEEKRQEAIEHLKLLIPACAPMGTSVIATCTGSRDSESMWHWHPDNDTEEAWRVLRNTLEQVLPVAEAAGVTLAFEPEINNVASTVHKSRQLIDEMGSPNLKVVMDAANIFGKDDLPRMREVLDEAFDLLGDHIAMAHGKDLDRGGDAGHLAAGTGKLDYAHYVSLLCALPFDVSVILHGLSEDQVDASVAMLRRHAAAHQ